The Sphingopyxis fribergensis DNA segment CGCTCGCGTTCCACCTCGGCGCGAGCCACCAGCGAAATATCCTGTGCACGGATCCAGTCGGGCGAGCCCTGGGGCAAGCCCTGCATCGCCATATCGGCATTACGCAGCGCGAGCCCCGGCTGTCCACCCTCCAACTGATAACGTTCGGCCGAGGCGAGCGCGGCGCGCGCCTGATCGCCCTTGTTCGCATAGACGATACCGAGTTGATACCAAGCGAACGGATTCTGATTGTCGAGCGCGACCGCGGTCTTCAGCACCTCTTCGGCTTCGGCATAGTTCGCCGGGTCTTCGGTCGCGATCAGCGCATGGCCCAGCGTCGCGCTGATCAGCGGCTGCGCGCGCGAGTTGGTCACCGCCTTGCGCAGCGCCGGGATCGCTTCCTTCGGCCGTCCCGATTCGAGTAGCACCTGGCCTTCGAGCTCGAGGAAATAGGGATCGCTCGGGTTGGTCGCGAGCAGGCCCTCGACCTCGGTCAGGGCCTTTTGCGGATAGGCGCTCTTGTGCCAGGCATAGGCGCGGGCATAGCGCGCCGGAATGGTCGTGTTGCTTTCGGGGAATTTGCGCAGCGTGCGCTCGGGCTCGGCCATATAGCCCGACAGCTTCGCCTTGATCCGCTGGAAGCGCGCCTCGATCTTCGGATCGGCGGGCTTTTCCCACGCCGGATCGATGACATAGACTTCGCGCAGCGTCTGGATGCGATCGCCCGACATCGGGTGCGTCCGGCCATAAGCCTGATCGTCGTCCTGCTTCACGCCGTAGCGGAACTCCAGATTCTGCAATTTCTTGAAAAAGGCGAGGCTGCCGCGACCGCTGATCCCGGCCTTCGACAGATATTGCGCACCCGCGGCGTCGGCGGTCGATTCCTGGACGCGGCTGAACGCGAGGAATTTGCCGAGCGCGGCCTGTTGGCCCGCCATCATGATGCCCATTCCGGCTTCGCCGCCGCCCGCCGCGATCGCCGCGGCGCCTAGCAGCAGGCTGAGCAGTGATATGCCGGTCGCGGTCTTGGCGCCTTCGTTGACGCGGATTGCGTGCCCACCCATCACATGGCCGAGTTCGTGCGCCAGCACGCC contains these protein-coding regions:
- a CDS encoding M48 family metalloprotease → MTPSIAYGAGAWRSLFRITLTLLAMFAIAVRPSMAQSILRDAETEALFQDMMDPLLVAAGLKPGQVRVHLLGDRSINAFVAGSQDIYVFSGLIEAADSAEEVQGVLAHELGHVMGGHAIRVNEGAKTATGISLLSLLLGAAAIAAGGGEAGMGIMMAGQQAALGKFLAFSRVQESTADAAGAQYLSKAGISGRGSLAFFKKLQNLEFRYGVKQDDDQAYGRTHPMSGDRIQTLREVYVIDPAWEKPADPKIEARFQRIKAKLSGYMAEPERTLRKFPESNTTIPARYARAYAWHKSAYPQKALTEVEGLLATNPSDPYFLELEGQVLLESGRPKEAIPALRKAVTNSRAQPLISATLGHALIATEDPANYAEAEEVLKTAVALDNQNPFAWYQLGIVYANKGDQARAALASAERYQLEGGQPGLALRNADMAMQGLPQGSPDWIRAQDISLVARAEVERERKRR